Proteins encoded in a region of the Triticum dicoccoides isolate Atlit2015 ecotype Zavitan chromosome 3A, WEW_v2.0, whole genome shotgun sequence genome:
- the LOC119266929 gene encoding putative disease resistance protein RGA3 codes for MAAVLASLLGSCANKLKDIIIDEAILILGVEKELAEVLRRVELIQCCIYDAEKRRTKEQAVNNWLGQLRDVIYDVDEILDVARCKGSKLLADHPSPSSGKSVACKGLSVSSCFCNIVPRRDVAVRIRSLNKKIESIANDKIFLTFNCDTQPTRNGPTSKLIRSSNLVEPNLVGKEIIHSSRKLVDLVLAHKEYKSYKLGIVGTGGVGKTTLAQKIYNDQKIKGSFKMHAWISVSQDYSEVTLLKEVLRNIGVHSEQGESITELQRNLAQIIKGESFFLVLDDVWHSNVWTDLLRHAFHETSVGIILVTTRDYQITKRIGIDHTHQIDLMAVEVGWELLWKSMNIEEEKEVQNLRKIGIEIVHKCGRLPLAIKVTASALSSRELTENEWKRYLGRFIGSQSILLDEIEEALYLSYDELPHRLKQCFLYCALYVEDSVIERDEVTWLWIAEGFIEERQGHRGVLFSS; via the coding sequence ATGGCAGCCGTTCTAGCATCTCTGCTTGGATCATGTGCCAATAAGTTGAAAGATATCATTATTGATGAGGCCATACTAATCTTAGGGGTGGAAAAGGAGCTCGCAGAAGTGCTGCGACGAGTAGAACTAATACAGTGTTGCATATATGATGCTGAGAAAAGGAGGACAAAAGAGCAAGCAGTAAACAATTGGCTTGGTCAACTGAGAGATGTTATATATGATGTTGATGAAATCTTGGATGTGGCTAGATGTAAAGGAAGCAAGCTACTTGCTGACCACCCTTCACCATCATCAGGCAAATCAGTTGCATGTAAAGGCCTTTCAGTTTCCTCTTGTTTTTGCAACATAGTGCCACGCCGTGATGTTGCTGTTCGGATTAGAAGCCTGAACAAAAAGATTGAGAGCATTGCAAATGACAAGATATTTTTGACTTTCAACTGTGATACACAACCTACTCGAAATGGTCCAACATCCAAACTGATAAGAAGTTCCAATCTTGTTGAGCCCAACCTTGTGGGGAAGGAGATCATACATTCTAGCAGGAAGTTGGTGGATTTAGTGCTTGCACACAAGGAATACAAGTCTTACAAGCTCGGTATCGTTGGAACTGGAGGAGTTGGTAAGACAACACTAGCTCAAAAAATATACAATGATCAGAAAATAAAAGGAAGCTTCAAGATGCACGCATGGATTTCTGTTTCGCAAGACTACAGTGAAGTAACTCTTTTGAAAGAGGTCCTCCGGAATATTGGTGTGCATAGTGAGCAAGGAGAAAGCATAACAGAGCTACAGAGAAATCTTGCACAAATAATTAAAGGCGAGAGTTTCTTTCTCGTTCTTGATGATGTGTGGCATTCCAATGTATGGACAGATTTACTGAGACATGCATTTCACGAAACAAGTGTCGGAATAATATTGGTAACCACACGAGATTATCAAATTACAAAGAGAATAGGTATAGACCATACCCATCAAATTGATCTCATGGCAGTAGAAGTGGGATGGGAGCTACTTTGGAAGAGCATGAACATCGAGGAAGAAAAGGAAGTGCAGAATTTAAGAAAAATAGGGATTGAGATTGTTCATAAGTGTGGTCGCCTTCCTCTTGCAATCAAGGTTACCGCTAGTGCTTTGTCAAGCAGAGAACTAACAGAGAATGAGTGGAAAAGGTATTTGGGTAGATTTATTGGCTCTCAGAGCATCCTCTTGGATGAAATAGAAGAAGCTTTGTATCTAAGCTATGATGAGTTACCGCATCGTTTGAAGCAGTGTTTCCTTTATTGTGCTTTGTATGTTGAAGATTCTGTCATTGAACGTGATGAAGTTACCTGGTTATGGATTGCTGAAGGCTTCATCGAGGAGCGGCAAGGTCATCGAGGAGTTTTATTTTcttcctag